Part of the Quercus robur chromosome 5, dhQueRobu3.1, whole genome shotgun sequence genome, TTTCTCTTTGACATTTCAGGAAGTTCCATAAATCATGTGATCTTGCCCATGTCAACTCAGCTTAACTTCATAAACACTTCATTTCAATTAAAATCGATAgtttttcctccaaaatgggataaaataacaaaagactcCTCTAAGAGATGATTTGCTTTTCCTGAGTCACACTGAACTAGTTCATCTtggaaaacaaacttttgtaaaaaaaaatgacattacTTTCTCAAATGTCATAATTCTGTCTTCTGATTAACTTCAGTGTTTTAGGAAGTTTTTCAGCTGCTAATGGTAGCACAAAGAAGTCAGCTGATTCATCTAAGGTATGTCATTTTTCAAGATAACTGTGGAACAATGATGTTATTTTTTCACAGAATATAATTAGTTTAAAAGAATTGTTGGTGTTTCCATCTAGATAAAATGTGAACTAGGAGGCATGGATGATGgtgcaaaagaagaaaactccAAGTAACTCATCCTATATTTTAATTCCCTTCTCTTGGTGAAATGTCAATTGCTTTTCTTCATTATAGTGCATCAAGTATTTTGTCATTGATATATTAAGTTGTTGTAATGACAAGGGTTCACCTCCAACGTCTTTTGGATACCCGGAAAACGTTGCTCCGGAAAGAACAGGCAATGGCTTATGCACGTGGTATTGTTGCTGGATTTGAAATGGACAATGTAGATGACCTCATTTCCTTTGCAGATGCCTTTGGAGCTTTGCGTTTAAGGTATAAACTAGTACAGTCTATATAAGTTGTTGGAGGCTAAATCTTTTGAgatgtaaaataaaaactgtcAATACTAAAACACAGATACTATGAAGTTAACAAACATAATTTGAATCGGAATCATCAaagattgtaatttttttttttttttttttttttttttttttatcagagcTTTAAGAATTCTCTCACTCTTTTATGAATTATTCcagtttcatatatatatatattttgggtatATTGAacagaaaaaaatttatatatatatacctgaaATACAAATGCTTTCTAAGTCATTTCATCTatgatgaaattatttttcttccatatgtactcattttaaagaattgtATCAAGATTCATTGCATTTGGCAGCCATTATCAGTGGTTTTTACCTTCTTCATTGGTTGTGGCCATAATGTATTCCTGCCAGTGACACTATTTGGCTGGCTAATTTTTATGCGATATTATGTCCTATGAAGTAATTTTAGAAGACAAGATTTCCTTTTTCAGTTAAGAAAGAGGTACCTAAATGCTTCAAGATGAGTTAAGATGTATCAGGTCACTTAAACTCATACTGAACTACCCTTGGCAGATTGCATTTATATATTCTCTCCTCATCTCATTAAGGAATAAAATTCAGTTAAGTATTTTAGGCCTGCTTGAGTCCTAAAATTCAAGTGTGTACTATATTCAGGGAAGCATGCGTTAATTTCAAAGAATTATGCAAGAAAAAGCATGCGGATGGTCTTTGGATGGAGGAATTAGCAGCCATGAAGGCATGCTCCCCATCAGAACTTTCATTTATGGGAACATCCGCAATTGTACTTACAAATGAAATAAGTGCCCATTATCAGAGAACCACCTCAGATTCATCTAAAGATGATGCCTCTACCTGTAATCTTTTGGCAAATGGGTTTATGGATACACCAAAATCTCGCTCGTCTACAAGTCATGCATGTTTAGACAGCAAAAGAGGTACTACTAATTCTTCTTATATTGCCTTTCAGCCCtgctattgaaattttttttcctgtttcgAATGATAGATCCACATTCAATATTTATTCTTTCTGGATACACCAAAGATAAACCACAATTTAGAATCCGAAGATAAACTAAAGATAGTTCTACATTCAATATTTAGACACCAATGTTTTTCTTGTATCTTGAGTAAGACGTTTCCTCAAAGCAAAATAAAGCAAATCTagtttcaaataaaacaaagcaaatCTAATAGATCCATCAATAATAAGTGCAATAATAAGTGTCATAGGAAAAGAAACAAGGAGTCAAAGACAACAATTAcagtcaacttattttacactGAAATATTTGAACTACTTCATGGTTCATAATACGTTGTTGATGTTATCATTGTCTTTCCACTAACaatattcacttttttttttttttaacagtttcACTCACCTCTGTTTATACAATTAAAACTTGAAGTTCTGTAAATGTACTCTCTTATTCTCAGTATGTGAAACTGAACAACAAAAGTTTAGTGTAAAATGGTGCTTCTGTAAATTTTAGAGCTACTATGAACTTCCATAATCATGTTTTGCAATGGCATGCATATAATATAATAGGAATTATCCAGTGACATCTGTTCCTACAGATAAAGGGCTGTTATTTGATGTCAAGGTTACATCACGTGCAGATAATAACGCATCAGATCAGACACCATCAACTACGGCGAAAGTTCAATTTCCTATGCCATGGCAAAACCAGATTCCTCAGTATATGTACAACTTTCAAATCCCTATCCAACAAATACCTCCGTATCAAAGACATCCTTTCCCTCTTATCCAGTCTGTTCCTCCTCACTATCCAAAGAATATGCAATGGCCTCCTAATATGGATAAATCTAGTAATGGTCTAGTTCGACAACCCAATTACAGGAATAATAAGACAACTTCAGCAGGGAGGAAACCCAATAAAAACGAACCTGAATATTCAGGAGACGGAGGTACAGAATCCAGTGACTCTGATTCTGGGAGTTATTCACATTTATACTTACAGCGAGACAGACAACATTCTTCAAGGGAgcatccaaaaataaaaacgcATAGGAAGAAATCCTCTAGAACAGTTGTCATTCCTAATATCAACTATATCAGTCCTAAGGGGAGAGATGGGAAGAAGGGCAGTGTCTCTGATGAATCTACTCCAGATGAGGAGTTAATTAATGGAGAGAATGGAGTTAGATCACTAGAGAAGTTTCATGAGCCTAACTCATGTGATTACAAGAAAATAGGTTTAGATAAGGGCGGCTACAATTTGAACCAGACAAATAATTCTACCAACAAAGATAATGAGCTGAACATTAGAGAAGTAGGGAAGCTTCAGCCCATAAATGTTCAGGATGAACATTTTAGACTCAGAAGCTCTGAAGGTGAAACTTCATTCACAGCCAGACCTGCTGAGGGAATGGAGTTGGAGAAAGCTCCAAAGAGACTGATGGCTGCAGCCGATTCCTTAGTTGTAACTGAGAGGATGGGTGGAAATGATGCTAGAGCCGAGTTGGAAGACTTTGAAAATGGAGAGAATTCCCAACCTTTTATGAATAGGAGGGATTGTGCAAATGAGGAACTACTGTTTTCACAGAGAATTGAAGAATCAAGAACTTATTTTGGGAATACTTTATCTACTTGTTCCGCTGAATCGACTATAATTAAAATTGGGAGAATGGAAGATTTGTTCACTGTCAATCACTCTGGAATGTCAGAAAACCAAGATTTAAGCATCAAGAAAACATTCCTTGATGGTGTTAGCATTTTATCATTAGAGGGTGATTTCTCTCACACTAAGAAAAGTATAATAGGGAAACCTATTGATGATTCATTCATGATAGAGACCCGACCAGCAGTTGATCATTATGATTCTCAGTGGAAAACAGACATAAGCATGGAGACTGATATAACTTTGTCTGCCTTCTCGGAAAATGGCACTTCAGATATTTCACATGTTAAGCATGAAATATCTAATACCAATGAGCCAGATGATCTTTGTGTAGTGCTTGAACGAGATTCTAGATTGGAGTCTGCTGAGGTTTCTTGGACTATGGACTATGGAATCAACATCTCATTTACAGAAGCTAATAGAAGAGGTTCTGTTGTTGAAGCAAGTGATCATTTGGATAAGGCCCTTCATCCAAATTGTAAAAGCTCCAATTCCAATAGCAAGGAAACAACTGAAAGTAAAAATCCTGGTAAAGAAGCAAGGTCAAAAGCTTTGCGTGGATCTCTTGGGATGAGTAAATCTGAGATCGTGCCCAAGAGCAAGAAACCATTTTCTGTGAGCAGGCTGATTGTTCAAAAGAGCAAATTGGAGAAGGTAGTGAAAAATGCTTCtttattttctgaatttttctttgtttaccttccatcatttttttttgtactcatAAATGATAAGTGCTTGTATACAGGAAGAAGAAATTCGGAAGAAGATGGAAGAACAGTTGATTCAACGCCAAAAAAGAATTGCTGAAAGAACTGCAGCCAGTGGTTTTTCTCCCTCAACATCCAAGAAAGCTCCATCCAAAAGTAAAGGAGTAAAAGGTTCCTTCAAGAGCGACAAGAACAACATTCATTCCACAACTCATGAGACAAACAGAATAGGTCCCATCAAAGTCACGGCAAGTTAACAAATGCAAGCTTGGACatgaattttgttgtggagaCGTAGAAACCCCTCTTAAATATGATAAAGCCTTACTTGGTGcctctttgaaatttgaaccaatggTATATATTGTTGGACTACACCATCAATGTGATGGAAAAGAGCTAATTTACTATTGAGATGGACCAGCCAAGAAAACCATTACCCAGCTGCAACAGGATGCAAggttgcttatatatatattttttgttgtgcCTTACTCCCAATGATGATACTATTCTTAGTCTTAGTTCATGATATTTGTATATTACATACTATTCTTTCCACTTATTGTTGATTCAACTGCTGCAGCCGAATTTGGCTTGTACCTACTGGATTCTTAAAACTTACAATTTATATGTACATGTTACTTCTTGTGTTATAAATATACGTCACTTCTTCAATTTTATTCCTTGAATCACAGATGTTCTTCCATGGCACATTTGGAGTTTAAGACTAACGTTGTCCTAGATTGCCagggaaataaataaaatttatttctgaaatatcaaatatgcagtgtttcaaaacatataaaacttCTGTAATAGTGcacttcaaaagaaaattggcTATGAGAACAATGAGAATTGCGTGCAAACCCATCAAGGGAATTCCATAAACGATGAACTTAGCAAGTAGGGGATAATTCATGGTTAAGGACCAAAAGAATGAATAAAAGGATCATCTAACGTTTTAAATCTGCTTCTCATATCATAGAACTTAATTTGGTTGCCACATATTAGAGGACAATAATTTTGACATGTGGAAACCATTTGGAAGATGGACGGAatatattcaaaagaaaaagaaaaagaagaggaaaaaagaagaatatatatatatctaaaaactgaagcatagcatttattattgttagGCTCTTGTAATAGTtccaaaaagataaataaataaaaaggagttttattattatatatatattttttaagggtAACTTAATAATTCTGATATTGGGGTTAGCAATATTTATATCCTAGTTGTAGCATGTAAACCCTAGCCACCTTAAGGATATTGCTTTTTATGCCTAAAGATTTCTAAGAGGAGCTGTTGCAACTCCCTCCCCCTCATTTAAGTTTTGAcactgctctctctctctctctctctccccttggGCTGTTCATATTTAGCCAATACCTCTGATTACTTTTTGGTCTAACTACTTGATCCATCAAAATCTGCTAGAATTGAGAAAGGTAGCATCTAAAGTCTTGGTTTGCCCAAGTCCAGGTAATCACCCAAGCCTTTTTCCATTCTAAGCCTTTCTTAACTAATATACACACCGAATTTTATTTATGCATTTGAGGGGATAAATTTGGAGTATGACATGTTAATTTTTATGGGGTTTGATATATTGTGTTATTTTTAGATCAATTTGTTGGATTGAGAAGCCTACGAGTTCAAGCATGTATAGTGTTGGGAATGGTTCAAGTG contains:
- the LOC126725905 gene encoding COP1-interacting protein 7 isoform X2, giving the protein MLSSNSLQLEPASGLFEPFISHLKSAKDEIFKGGYSIKLRPPNHGAPWFTKATFQRFVRFVSTPAVLERFVSIEKEILQIESSVQVNESNIIRASRQSVEGSFSAANGSTKKSADSSKIKCELGGMDDGAKEENSKVHLQRLLDTRKTLLRKEQAMAYARGIVAGFEMDNVDDLISFADAFGALRLREACVNFKELCKKKHADGLWMEELAAMKACSPSELSFMGTSAIVLTNEISAHYQRTTSDSSKDDASTCNLLANGFMDTPKSRSSTSHACLDSKRDNNASDQTPSTTAKVQFPMPWQNQIPQYMYNFQIPIQQIPPYQRHPFPLIQSVPPHYPKNMQWPPNMDKSSNGLVRQPNYRNNKTTSAGRKPNKNEPEYSGDGGTESSDSDSGSYSHLYLQRDRQHSSREHPKIKTHRKKSSRTVVIPNINYISPKGRDGKKGSVSDESTPDEELINGENGVRSLEKFHEPNSCDYKKIGLDKGGYNLNQTNNSTNKDNELNIREVGKLQPINVQDEHFRLRSSEGETSFTARPAEGMELEKAPKRLMAAADSLVVTERMGGNDARAELEDFENGENSQPFMNRRDCANEELLFSQRIEESRTYFGNTLSTCSAESTIIKIGRMEDLFTVNHSGMSENQDLSIKKTFLDGVSILSLEGDFSHTKKSIIGKPIDDSFMIETRPAVDHYDSQWKTDISMETDITLSAFSENGTSDISHVKHEISNTNEPDDLCVVLERDSRLESAEVSWTMDYGINISFTEANRRGSVVEASDHLDKALHPNCKSSNSNSKETTESKNPGKEARSKALRGSLGMSKSEIVPKSKKPFSVSRLIVQKSKLEKEEEIRKKMEEQLIQRQKRIAERTAASGFSPSTSKKAPSKSKGVKGSFKSDKNNIHSTTHETNRIGPIKVTAS
- the LOC126725905 gene encoding COP1-interacting protein 7 isoform X1: MDSKARLDYALFQLTPTRTRCDLVVFSGGISEKLASGLFEPFISHLKSAKDEIFKGGYSIKLRPPNHGAPWFTKATFQRFVRFVSTPAVLERFVSIEKEILQIESSVQVNESNIIRASRQSVEGSFSAANGSTKKSADSSKIKCELGGMDDGAKEENSKVHLQRLLDTRKTLLRKEQAMAYARGIVAGFEMDNVDDLISFADAFGALRLREACVNFKELCKKKHADGLWMEELAAMKACSPSELSFMGTSAIVLTNEISAHYQRTTSDSSKDDASTCNLLANGFMDTPKSRSSTSHACLDSKRDNNASDQTPSTTAKVQFPMPWQNQIPQYMYNFQIPIQQIPPYQRHPFPLIQSVPPHYPKNMQWPPNMDKSSNGLVRQPNYRNNKTTSAGRKPNKNEPEYSGDGGTESSDSDSGSYSHLYLQRDRQHSSREHPKIKTHRKKSSRTVVIPNINYISPKGRDGKKGSVSDESTPDEELINGENGVRSLEKFHEPNSCDYKKIGLDKGGYNLNQTNNSTNKDNELNIREVGKLQPINVQDEHFRLRSSEGETSFTARPAEGMELEKAPKRLMAAADSLVVTERMGGNDARAELEDFENGENSQPFMNRRDCANEELLFSQRIEESRTYFGNTLSTCSAESTIIKIGRMEDLFTVNHSGMSENQDLSIKKTFLDGVSILSLEGDFSHTKKSIIGKPIDDSFMIETRPAVDHYDSQWKTDISMETDITLSAFSENGTSDISHVKHEISNTNEPDDLCVVLERDSRLESAEVSWTMDYGINISFTEANRRGSVVEASDHLDKALHPNCKSSNSNSKETTESKNPGKEARSKALRGSLGMSKSEIVPKSKKPFSVSRLIVQKSKLEKEEEIRKKMEEQLIQRQKRIAERTAASGFSPSTSKKAPSKSKGVKGSFKSDKNNIHSTTHETNRIGPIKVTAS